From a single Clostridium isatidis genomic region:
- a CDS encoding diacylglycerol/lipid kinase family protein: MGLTKHFFVINPTAGKVDVSVKLTEKIDNLFKMLKEEYRIYITKGKEDAKNYCKDICKKEEGNLRFYAVGGDGTLNEVVNGVKGHEKASVGVLPYGTGNDFIKNFDNKNFFDLKGQVLAEAEKVDLLRVKDTSCINICNIGFDAKVASNVNKFKKLPFINGGTAYTLALFYSLIQRMHQNFEICLDDMEVIKGKFLLSTFSNGLSYGGGYKAAPLAQINDGLMDVCIVKKVSRFNLVKLLGVYKKGEHLDNEEIRKYIIYKKCKRVTIKSNNKFCISVDGEIFEDNKLELSIEEEAINFLVPKVEEEIEIPSLSANNI, encoded by the coding sequence ATGGGGTTAACTAAGCATTTCTTTGTTATAAATCCTACTGCCGGAAAAGTTGATGTTTCAGTAAAATTAACTGAAAAAATAGATAACTTATTTAAGATGCTAAAGGAAGAATATAGGATATATATAACAAAGGGAAAAGAAGATGCAAAAAATTATTGCAAAGATATATGCAAAAAGGAAGAAGGTAATTTAAGATTTTATGCTGTTGGAGGCGATGGAACCTTAAATGAAGTAGTAAATGGAGTTAAGGGACATGAAAAGGCCAGTGTTGGCGTATTACCTTATGGAACAGGCAATGATTTTATAAAAAACTTTGATAATAAAAATTTTTTTGATTTAAAGGGACAAGTCCTAGCTGAAGCTGAAAAAGTTGATTTATTAAGGGTTAAAGATACAAGCTGCATAAATATCTGTAATATAGGTTTTGATGCAAAGGTAGCAAGCAATGTAAATAAGTTTAAAAAGCTTCCCTTTATAAATGGAGGAACTGCTTATACCTTGGCTTTATTTTATTCCTTAATTCAAAGAATGCATCAGAATTTTGAAATATGTCTTGACGACATGGAAGTAATTAAAGGGAAATTTTTATTATCTACTTTTTCAAATGGACTTTCTTATGGAGGAGGCTATAAGGCTGCACCTTTAGCGCAGATAAATGATGGTCTTATGGATGTCTGTATAGTAAAAAAGGTTTCAAGATTTAATTTGGTGAAATTACTAGGGGTTTATAAAAAAGGAGAACACTTAGATAATGAGGAAATTAGAAAGTACATAATCTATAAAAAGTGTAAAAGGGTAACTATTAAGTCTAATAATAAGTTTTGCATTTCAGTAGATGGTGAAATTTTTGAAGATAATAAATTAGAGCTTTCAATAGAAGAGGAAGCGATTAATTTTTTAGTTCCAAAGGTTGAGGAAGAAATAGAAATTCCTTCGTTATCAGCAAATAATATTTAA
- a CDS encoding HAD family hydrolase yields MIKAVIFDLDGLLIDSEVISYKIYKELLEEFGHDYSLEEYAQNYSGKTEIANVTNLIDKYKLPLSLERGLEIVMEKESSYLSKGVDLKAGAVKLLSYLKDKGFKIAMASSSKEDRALNILRKHNISEYFDIFVFGNEVKRGKPNPDIFLKACEKLSLKAEEALVLEDSEAGIKAAYFAKIPVICIPDMKMPSKEHLSMTTRLLNSLDEVINYIEGYN; encoded by the coding sequence ATGATAAAGGCAGTAATATTTGATTTAGATGGGCTGTTAATTGATAGTGAAGTAATTTCCTATAAAATTTATAAGGAGCTTTTAGAAGAATTTGGACATGATTATAGTTTAGAAGAATATGCTCAAAATTATAGTGGAAAGACGGAAATAGCTAATGTAACTAACCTTATAGATAAATATAAACTTCCATTAAGCCTTGAAAGAGGATTAGAAATTGTAATGGAAAAAGAAAGTAGCTATCTTTCAAAGGGAGTAGATTTAAAAGCTGGAGCTGTAAAATTACTATCCTATTTAAAAGATAAGGGCTTTAAAATTGCTATGGCATCTTCAAGCAAGGAAGACAGGGCTTTAAATATTTTAAGAAAACATAATATTAGCGAATATTTTGATATTTTTGTTTTTGGGAATGAAGTTAAAAGAGGAAAGCCTAATCCAGATATTTTTTTAAAGGCTTGTGAAAAACTTTCCCTAAAGGCTGAAGAAGCTTTAGTTTTAGAAGACAGTGAGGCTGGAATTAAGGCAGCCTATTTTGCAAAAATCCCAGTAATCTGTATTCCAGATATGAAAATGCCAAGTAAGGAGCATTTAAGTATGACAACAAGGCTATTAAATTCATTAGATGAAGTTATTAATTATATAGAAGGATATAATTAG
- a CDS encoding NUDIX hydrolase has product MIKVSFKELGSIEDSKLKFVAIVTRYKDKWLYVKHKERTTWEIPGGHREENESISYAASRELFEEAGAIKYKIIPICEYAIESDENPYFTESFGGLFYAEVEELNNKFDFEIGEIKLFEDIPENLTYPLIQPLVHKKVIEFLKE; this is encoded by the coding sequence ATGATCAAAGTAAGCTTTAAGGAATTAGGCTCTATAGAAGATAGTAAATTAAAATTTGTTGCAATTGTAACAAGATATAAAGATAAATGGCTTTATGTTAAACATAAGGAAAGAACTACATGGGAAATTCCTGGTGGCCATAGGGAAGAAAATGAAAGCATCAGCTATGCTGCTTCAAGGGAATTATTTGAGGAAGCTGGAGCAATAAAATATAAAATAATTCCAATATGCGAGTATGCTATAGAAAGCGATGAAAATCCTTACTTTACAGAATCCTTTGGAGGATTATTTTATGCTGAAGTAGAGGAATTAAATAATAAGTTTGATTTCGAGATAGGAGAAATTAAATTATTTGAAGATATCCCAGAAAATTTAACTTATCCATTAATTCAGCCCCTTGTACATAAAAAGGTGATAGAATTTTTAAAAGAATAA
- a CDS encoding acyl-CoA dehydratase activase-related protein produces the protein MVYRLGIDAGSTTVKLVILNEEDKVIYKSYRRHLTKVRETILEELENVKDIIKDKEIKVAITGSSGYGVANDSNIAFVQEVFATTIAVKKKFKEIDVVIELGGEDAKIIFLTNGLEERMNSSCAGGTGAFIDQMANLMGITVEELDKLSENYKCIYPIASRCGVFAKTDIQPLLNQGARKEDIAASVYDAIVNQTIGGLAQGREIKGKILFLGGPLTFSKGLRDRFILNLNLSNENAILPEDAEVFVAIGAAYYCGNEKKVYSYDSLRETLLNKEVKIKNNINLVQPLFKDEEEYREFLERHGKARVNELDINEFRGDVYLGIDAGSTTTKLLLIDDDANIVYKYYAHNKGNPVDVVREQLSYIYENYGAKIKIRGSSVTGYGEELIKQGFNLDFGIVETLAHYIAASKFNKDVDYILDIGGQDIKCFEIEKGAIKSIVLNEACSSGCGSFIESFAHSLGYDVESFSNLGLFSKHPADLGSRCTVFMNSSVKQAQKDGATIEDISAGLSISVVKNALYKVIRKKNLGNNILVQGGTLCNNAILRSLELELGQKVIRTNISGLMGAYGAALYAKEKKLDKSSIITNEELRNFVHSSKAAKCGLCTNHCNLTINTFTGKRRYISGNNCSRPLGKEKLNELPNLYDYKFNKLLSYSNNDGRKGTIGIPMVLNMYENLPFFVRLFNELGIKVILSDLSSKKLYLSGQHTIPSDTACYPAKLTHGHIESLMNKDVKNIFYPAMSYNFDEGISDDNYNCPVVAYYPEVIKNNVSRIKSYNFISPYLDLNSKKSTVENLYKSLKDNFEWIKKRDISKAYDMAIEEYKKYKQDILKKGREAVEYAKAKGLLTVILAGRPYHIDKEINHGIYKLFSSLDIVVLTEDSIPIDKENLKVQILNQWTYQARLFNAANYVVNHDNTELVQLVSFGCGTDAIIADELKGILQKNGRLYTQIKIDETSNLGASKIRIRSMVEAIRNR, from the coding sequence ATGGTATATAGGCTTGGTATAGATGCAGGATCAACTACAGTAAAACTTGTAATATTAAATGAAGAGGACAAGGTTATATACAAAAGTTATAGAAGGCATCTAACTAAAGTTAGAGAAACTATTTTAGAAGAATTAGAAAATGTTAAGGATATTATTAAGGATAAGGAAATTAAAGTTGCAATAACAGGTTCTTCAGGTTATGGAGTTGCAAATGATTCAAATATAGCCTTTGTACAAGAAGTTTTTGCAACAACTATTGCTGTTAAGAAGAAGTTTAAGGAAATAGATGTAGTTATAGAACTAGGGGGAGAAGATGCCAAGATAATATTTTTAACCAATGGATTAGAAGAAAGAATGAATTCCAGCTGTGCAGGGGGTACAGGTGCATTTATAGATCAAATGGCTAATCTTATGGGAATTACAGTAGAAGAATTAGATAAGCTAAGTGAAAATTATAAATGCATTTATCCTATTGCCTCAAGATGCGGAGTTTTTGCAAAAACAGATATTCAGCCATTGTTAAATCAAGGAGCAAGAAAAGAAGATATTGCAGCTAGTGTTTATGATGCCATTGTTAATCAAACAATAGGGGGGCTGGCTCAAGGAAGAGAAATTAAAGGAAAAATATTATTCTTAGGAGGTCCTTTAACCTTTTCTAAAGGCTTAAGGGATAGATTTATTTTAAATTTAAATTTATCAAATGAAAATGCAATACTGCCAGAAGATGCAGAAGTTTTCGTTGCAATTGGAGCAGCTTATTATTGTGGAAATGAAAAGAAAGTATATAGCTATGACAGTTTAAGGGAGACTTTATTAAATAAAGAAGTAAAAATAAAAAATAATATAAATTTAGTTCAGCCTCTATTTAAAGATGAAGAAGAATATAGGGAATTCCTAGAAAGACATGGTAAGGCAAGGGTTAATGAACTAGATATAAATGAATTTAGAGGGGATGTATATTTAGGAATAGATGCAGGAAGCACTACAACAAAGCTATTGCTAATTGATGATGATGCTAATATTGTTTATAAATATTATGCTCATAATAAAGGAAATCCTGTAGATGTTGTAAGAGAGCAGTTAAGCTATATATATGAAAACTATGGAGCCAAAATTAAGATAAGGGGAAGTTCTGTAACAGGTTATGGTGAAGAACTTATTAAGCAAGGCTTTAATCTTGACTTTGGAATTGTAGAAACTCTAGCCCATTACATAGCAGCCAGCAAATTTAATAAGGATGTGGATTATATTTTAGATATTGGTGGTCAAGACATAAAATGCTTTGAAATAGAAAAAGGGGCAATAAAAAGCATAGTTTTAAATGAAGCTTGTTCATCTGGCTGCGGTTCCTTTATTGAATCCTTTGCTCATTCCCTTGGATATGACGTAGAAAGCTTCTCAAATCTTGGCTTATTTTCAAAACATCCTGCTGATTTAGGTTCTAGATGTACTGTTTTTATGAATTCTTCAGTTAAACAAGCCCAAAAGGATGGAGCAACTATTGAAGATATATCAGCGGGGCTTTCCATTAGTGTAGTTAAAAACGCTCTATACAAGGTAATTAGAAAGAAAAACTTAGGTAATAATATCCTGGTTCAAGGTGGGACTTTATGCAATAATGCAATTTTAAGAAGTCTAGAACTGGAACTTGGACAAAAGGTTATAAGAACTAATATTTCAGGTCTTATGGGAGCTTATGGTGCTGCCTTATACGCAAAAGAGAAAAAATTGGACAAGTCCTCTATAATAACTAATGAGGAATTAAGAAACTTTGTGCATAGCTCAAAGGCTGCAAAATGCGGCTTATGTACAAATCACTGCAACTTAACAATAAATACTTTCACAGGCAAAAGAAGATATATATCAGGAAATAATTGTTCTAGGCCCTTAGGAAAGGAAAAGTTAAATGAGCTTCCTAATTTATATGATTATAAATTTAATAAATTATTAAGCTATTCAAACAATGATGGAAGGAAGGGGACTATAGGAATTCCTATGGTTTTAAATATGTATGAAAACCTGCCTTTCTTTGTTAGATTATTTAATGAATTAGGAATAAAGGTAATATTATCTGATCTTTCTTCAAAGAAATTATATTTATCAGGCCAGCATACTATACCTTCTGATACAGCCTGCTACCCAGCTAAATTAACTCATGGGCATATTGAAAGCTTAATGAATAAGGATGTTAAAAATATTTTTTATCCAGCAATGTCTTATAATTTTGATGAGGGTATATCTGATGATAATTATAATTGTCCAGTTGTAGCATATTATCCTGAAGTTATTAAAAATAATGTAAGCAGGATAAAGTCTTATAATTTTATAAGTCCTTATTTAGATTTAAATTCTAAAAAGAGTACAGTAGAAAATTTATATAAATCCTTAAAGGATAACTTTGAATGGATTAAAAAGAGAGATATTTCTAAGGCCTATGATATGGCTATTGAAGAGTATAAAAAATATAAACAAGATATATTAAAAAAGGGAAGAGAAGCAGTAGAATATGCAAAAGCAAAGGGCTTACTCACAGTAATTTTAGCCGGCAGGCCTTATCATATAGATAAGGAAATAAATCATGGCATTTATAAGTTATTTAGTTCATTAGACATTGTGGTTTTAACAGAGGATTCTATTCCTATAGATAAGGAAAACTTAAAGGTACAAATTCTAAATCAATGGACTTATCAAGCAAGGCTTTTTAACGCAGCAAATTATGTAGTAAATCATGATAATACGGAATTAGTTCAATTAGTTTCCTTTGGTTGTGGAACAGATGCAATAATAGCAGATGAATTAAAAGGAATATTACAGAAAAATGGAAGACTATATACCCAGATAAAGATTGACGAAACAAGCAACTTAGGAGCATCTAAAATTAGAATTAGAAGTATGGTTGAAGCAATTAGAAATAGGTGA
- a CDS encoding LacI family DNA-binding transcriptional regulator, translating into MATIKDIAAKAKVSISTVSRILNFDSTLNVSEDTRIRVLKIAEEMNYVTLKERKNKSQNYTIGIITSYTERKELSDPYFLSIRMAIEKHCLKNNVEFKTLFLNKVITNNVKEYKDIDGIMAIGIFQEEEINVLKKISQNIIFIDSSPEEWEFDSIVVDLKYGSIKALEYLYGLGHRKIGYIGAKVVPHSNENGEELINYRELAYRNFMFKINNLKEEWIFKGYFNPEDGYKLMKKALKLKNRPTAFFIASDPMAIGAYKAIYEEGFKIPEDISIVGFDDIATTQYLTPALTTVKVYTEFMGETALNTIMERIKGERTLSKKIVLPVKLVERDSCKKIK; encoded by the coding sequence ATGGCAACAATAAAGGATATAGCTGCAAAGGCTAAGGTTTCAATCTCTACTGTTTCTAGAATATTAAATTTTGATTCTACTTTAAATGTTTCAGAAGATACAAGAATTAGAGTGTTAAAAATTGCAGAAGAAATGAATTATGTAACTTTAAAGGAGAGAAAGAATAAAAGTCAAAATTATACAATTGGTATAATTACTTCTTATACGGAAAGAAAAGAATTAAGCGATCCATATTTTCTGTCTATAAGAATGGCAATAGAAAAACATTGTTTGAAAAATAATGTAGAGTTTAAAACTCTATTTTTAAATAAAGTAATAACAAATAATGTTAAAGAATATAAAGATATAGATGGAATTATGGCTATAGGAATATTTCAGGAAGAAGAAATTAATGTATTAAAAAAGATTTCTCAAAATATTATTTTTATAGATTCATCTCCTGAAGAATGGGAATTTGATTCAATAGTAGTAGATTTAAAATATGGTTCAATAAAGGCCTTGGAATATTTATATGGTTTGGGTCATAGAAAGATTGGATATATAGGAGCAAAGGTTGTTCCTCATAGTAATGAAAATGGAGAGGAATTAATAAACTATAGGGAATTAGCTTATAGAAATTTTATGTTTAAGATAAATAATTTAAAAGAAGAGTGGATTTTTAAAGGATACTTTAATCCAGAGGATGGTTATAAGCTAATGAAAAAGGCTCTAAAATTAAAAAATAGGCCAACTGCCTTTTTCATTGCTAGCGATCCAATGGCTATTGGTGCATATAAGGCTATTTATGAGGAAGGTTTTAAAATTCCTGAAGATATTAGTATAGTTGGTTTTGATGACATTGCCACAACCCAGTATTTAACTCCTGCTTTAACTACAGTGAAAGTATATACAGAATTCATGGGGGAAACTGCTTTAAATACTATTATGGAAAGAATAAAGGGAGAAAGAACTTTAAGTAAGAAGATAGTTCTTCCTGTAAAATTAGTAGAAAGAGACAGCTGCAAAAAAATAAAATAA
- a CDS encoding 2-hydroxyacyl-CoA dehydratase has product MNSEFKIMPKEIETNDYIRFTKEMKKNYKILAPNMLPMHFKLLGKVLKDDGFDIEFLEDDVRNIIEEGLKYSNNDICYPAMIVIGQFISALKSGRYDISKTAVLMTQTGGGCRASNYIHLIRKALENSGFKEVPAIGLSASKIEDHPGINFSPELIIKMFHAIIYGDLLMCLYNQVKPYEIRENDADRVLEDTVEYLKNTFNTKAYLKVDKISKEVINRFNSVKIKKTDKIKVGIVGEIYMKYSRMGNNNLEEFLIKEGAEVVQSGLMDFINYCIIDNIMDYKLYKKNFKRAELAKMLYKIVLKIQRKVNANIEKYSTFRAPTDFEELRKLTEGYISQGVKMGEGWLLVANMLELINIGAKNIVCAQPFGCLPNHICGRGAIRKIVDKNPDANIVVIDYDPSQSVINQENRIKLMLSNAKLNSYL; this is encoded by the coding sequence ATGAATAGTGAATTTAAAATAATGCCAAAAGAAATTGAAACTAATGATTATATTAGATTTACTAAGGAAATGAAGAAGAATTATAAGATCTTGGCACCTAATATGCTGCCAATGCATTTTAAATTATTGGGTAAGGTTTTAAAGGATGATGGCTTCGATATAGAGTTTTTAGAGGATGATGTAAGGAATATAATTGAAGAAGGATTAAAATATTCAAATAATGATATATGCTATCCAGCAATGATAGTTATAGGGCAGTTTATAAGTGCCTTAAAAAGTGGGAGATATGATATAAGTAAGACTGCAGTCTTAATGACCCAAACTGGGGGAGGCTGCAGGGCATCTAATTATATCCATTTAATTAGAAAGGCTTTAGAAAATAGCGGCTTTAAGGAGGTACCTGCTATAGGATTAAGTGCTTCGAAAATAGAAGATCATCCGGGTATTAATTTTTCACCAGAGCTTATTATTAAAATGTTTCATGCAATTATTTATGGTGATTTATTAATGTGCCTTTATAATCAGGTAAAGCCCTATGAAATTAGAGAAAATGATGCTGACAGAGTTTTGGAAGATACAGTAGAGTATTTGAAAAATACTTTTAATACTAAAGCTTATTTAAAAGTGGACAAGATTTCAAAGGAAGTAATAAATAGATTTAATAGTGTAAAAATAAAGAAGACTGATAAAATTAAAGTTGGAATAGTTGGCGAAATTTATATGAAGTATTCTAGAATGGGTAATAATAATCTAGAAGAATTTCTAATAAAAGAAGGTGCAGAAGTAGTTCAATCAGGTCTAATGGATTTTATCAATTACTGTATTATTGATAATATTATGGACTACAAATTATATAAAAAGAATTTTAAAAGGGCCGAATTAGCAAAAATGCTTTATAAGATAGTATTAAAAATTCAAAGAAAAGTAAATGCTAATATTGAAAAATATTCAACTTTTAGGGCGCCAACAGATTTTGAAGAATTAAGAAAATTAACTGAGGGTTATATTAGTCAGGGAGTAAAGATGGGTGAAGGCTGGCTCTTAGTTGCAAATATGCTGGAGCTGATAAATATAGGAGCTAAAAACATAGTATGTGCCCAGCCTTTTGGATGCCTGCCTAACCATATTTGCGGAAGAGGTGCCATAAGAAAGATAGTAGACAAAAACCCAGATGCTAATATTGTTGTTATTGACTATGATCCTTCCCAATCGGTAATAAATCAAGAAAATAGAATAAAGCTTATGCTTTCAAATGCGAAATTAAATTCCTACTTATAA
- a CDS encoding ABC transporter ATP-binding protein — translation MSSYIEFKNVTKKYKMGEVDIDALRGVSFSIDKGEFVVVAGASGAGKSTILNILGGMDSPTSGDIIVEGNNVAKYNEKQLITYRRYDIGFVFQFYNLVQNLTALENVELATQISKNPLDPAETLEAVGLTDRKFNFPAQLSGGEQQRVAIARALAKNPKLLLCDEPTGALDYNTGKAILKLLQDTCRQYNMTVVIITHNLAITPMGDKVIKVKNGMIESVTINENPLPVERIEW, via the coding sequence ATGAGCAGTTATATAGAATTTAAAAATGTTACTAAAAAATACAAAATGGGTGAAGTAGATATTGATGCCTTAAGGGGAGTTTCCTTTTCTATAGATAAGGGAGAATTTGTTGTAGTGGCAGGAGCAAGTGGGGCTGGTAAAAGTACTATTTTAAATATTCTAGGAGGAATGGATAGTCCAACAAGCGGTGATATAATAGTGGAGGGCAATAATGTTGCAAAATATAATGAAAAGCAGCTGATAACTTACAGAAGATATGATATTGGATTTGTTTTTCAATTTTATAATCTAGTTCAAAATCTTACAGCCCTAGAAAATGTTGAACTAGCAACTCAAATTTCTAAAAATCCTTTAGATCCAGCAGAGACTCTAGAAGCTGTTGGTTTGACAGATAGAAAGTTCAACTTTCCAGCACAATTGTCTGGTGGAGAGCAGCAAAGAGTAGCAATAGCAAGGGCTTTAGCTAAAAATCCGAAGCTTCTTTTATGTGATGAGCCTACTGGAGCATTAGATTATAATACAGGTAAGGCAATTTTAAAGCTTCTCCAAGATACTTGCAGGCAATATAATATGACAGTAGTTATTATTACTCATAATCTTGCTATAACACCTATGGGGGACAAGGTTATTAAAGTTAAAAACGGAATGATTGAAAGCGTAACAATAAATGAAAATCCTCTTCCAGTAGAAAGGATTGAATGGTAA
- a CDS encoding zinc ribbon domain-containing protein → MEKVSMCQSCSLPFNEEHAHFIVKEADGSQSIYCTNCYKDGKFLQPNLTMEEMIEMLVPILGRSLGEEKAREELSRVIPTLERWRKENKGLRNP, encoded by the coding sequence ATGGAAAAAGTAAGTATGTGTCAAAGTTGTTCTTTACCATTTAATGAGGAACATGCTCATTTTATAGTAAAAGAAGCAGACGGAAGTCAGTCAATTTATTGTACAAATTGCTATAAAGATGGGAAATTCCTTCAGCCAAACTTAACTATGGAAGAAATGATTGAAATGCTTGTACCTATTTTAGGAAGATCCCTTGGGGAAGAAAAGGCTAGGGAAGAATTAAGCAGGGTAATACCAACTCTTGAACGTTGGAGGAAAGAAAATAAAGGTTTAAGAAATCCTTAG